One region of Rubinisphaera margarita genomic DNA includes:
- a CDS encoding cation diffusion facilitator family transporter — MHDHAHHFHYNRAFRWGVSLNVFYVLVEAGFGFQIGSLALLSDAGHNLGDVLGLLLAWSGHALSQIPPSSKRTYGYQSATILAALFNALILLMATGGIVWEAIGRFQEPSVPDSQTVIIVAGIGVVVNFVTTLLFVQKHDHDHDLNIRGAFLHMAADTGVSLGVVIGGIVIYYTGWTLVDPVLSLLIAALILWGTWGLLTESVNMAMQAVPQSIDLHAVAAALRDDPGVTEVHDLHVWAMSTTNIALTAHVIRPDSTGDAEYLREMSRVLREKFKIRHTTIQIDRQADAPDCQAHSACNMFGETPRNPTTD; from the coding sequence ATGCACGATCACGCCCACCACTTCCACTACAATCGGGCCTTCCGATGGGGCGTGTCGCTGAACGTCTTCTACGTCCTCGTGGAAGCCGGTTTCGGATTCCAGATCGGATCGCTCGCGCTCCTCTCCGACGCGGGCCATAACCTGGGCGATGTTCTGGGGCTGCTTCTGGCATGGAGCGGGCACGCTCTCTCCCAGATCCCCCCCAGCTCCAAACGGACATACGGGTATCAGTCGGCCACTATCCTGGCCGCGTTGTTCAATGCCCTCATTCTCCTGATGGCGACTGGCGGTATTGTCTGGGAAGCAATCGGCCGTTTTCAGGAACCGAGCGTGCCAGACAGCCAGACGGTGATCATTGTCGCCGGCATCGGGGTCGTCGTGAATTTCGTCACGACGCTGCTCTTTGTGCAGAAGCATGATCACGACCATGACCTGAATATCCGCGGAGCCTTTCTCCACATGGCGGCTGATACCGGAGTGTCGCTGGGCGTTGTGATTGGTGGAATCGTGATCTACTACACGGGGTGGACTCTGGTGGACCCCGTTCTGAGTCTTCTCATCGCCGCTCTGATTCTATGGGGAACGTGGGGGCTGCTGACCGAGTCGGTCAACATGGCCATGCAGGCGGTGCCGCAGTCGATCGATCTTCATGCCGTAGCCGCCGCCCTGCGGGACGATCCCGGCGTCACGGAAGTGCACGACCTGCACGTCTGGGCGATGAGCACGACGAACATCGCTTTGACAGCTCATGTGATTCGACCTGATTCCACAGGCGACGCTGAGTATCTGAGGGAGATGTCGCGCGTGCTCCGGGAGAAATTCAAGATTCGTCACACGACGATCCAGATTGATCGGCAAGCCGACGCCCCGGACTGTCAGGCGCATTCGGCCTGCAACATGTTCGGGGAAACACCGAGGAATCCCACGACCGACTAA